From the genome of Brevinematales bacterium:
ATAAGAATCGGATTTTCAGGCGGATATCTTGAATAAAGGCTCCGCGCTCGCATTGCGGCTGCTAAACCCGGTAGAATTGCAACACACCGTCACCGCGAACTTAGTGAAGCGGTCTGGTTCACAATAACAGATTGCTTCGCCGCTTCGCGTCTCGCAATGACACTTGGGTGGAGTGCAGAAACGGAGGTAGGAGGCCGTAGTCAGCGGCTAATCCCGATATGAACCGAGTAACGATTATAAAGAAATAACCCGTGCTCAGAGGTTATTACCACTTTCAACACGGGCTGACTATTTCTACTATCGTAACGTTTGATATCGGGTCAAGCCGTCACGCAGTGACTGCCGGGAGCGGGGGTCGAACCCGCACGAGCATTACGCCCAAGGGATTTTAAGTCCCTTGTGTCTACCAGTTCCACCATCCCGGCGGGGTAAAATAATAGGGGATGGAGGGAATCGAACCCTCGGTGAAGGCTTTGCAGGCCCCGGCCTTACCACTTGGCTACATCCCCATCGGGAACAATATTATAACGAACGGCATATTTTCTGTCAAAGTTATCGGTATTCCCGCCTTGAATATGGAGAACCCTACCCCATTTTCTCGATCAGAATCAGCGTAATATCGTCATGCATCGGGCGTGTCCCGACGAAATTCCGGAGGTCGTTGATAATCCGCTGGATCGATTCCTCGATACCCCCGGGAGACTTGATATCCTTCAGATGACGGATCAACCGTGCCTCGCCGAACTCGTTACCGTCATGATCGAATTCCTCGATCAGCCCGTCGGTGAAGAGCGCGAGACGGTCGCCGGAACGGTACTCGACTTCGCGCTGGGCGTAGACTGACCCGATCTCCGCGCCGATGATAGTGCCGGTCGATGATAGTACGACAATCTCCCCGCCGGCGCGTACCATATACTGGTCGAAATGTCCCCCCGATGCGTACACGATCTTCCCGTGCGCAAGGTCGATATCGATAATAACCGCGGGGAATAGCAGCGTCAGCCCGCTGTAGGTCGTGATAAAGCTCTCGTTCAGCTCACGGAGCGCGGACGACGGGTCGAGCGAGGACATTTTCCGCTTCTCGTACTCGCTTTTCAGAAGCATGGTCACCAGCCCCGCCTCCACCCCATGCCCGGTCACATCGGCCAAAAGGATACGGATCGAGTTATCGGAAAAATGGCAGATATCGTAGATATCTCCGCCGACCTTCATTAACGGGAGATAGCGGACTGCGATACTGATCTGCGGGAAATCCGAAAAATCGCTCGGCAGAAAGTTCGACTGCATTTTCCGCGCGAGTTCCAATTCACCCTCGATCAGCTTCTCCCGTTCCTCGAGCACGCTATACGCCCGGTGCAGCTCGGTATTCTTATCCTCGATCATTCGCCTGTTGATAAAAATCCGCTTGATATCGTAATACAGTACCCGCGAGCATAGCCATGATAGCACGGTAAAGATAGTAATATTGAAGATATTCGAAAGTACCAGAAAAGTGCCGTCGACCGCGACCACCGTCATCACGATACCGATAGCCCATCCGATGATATAAATCCACAGGCTCTGGGAGAACGAGAAAAAGATAAACGCGGTGATGGCGAACAACGAGAAAAGGAAAACCGTAATCGAGCCGGAGATTTTAAGGGTACTGTATACTTCAAGCCCGTCGATAATGATAAAAAGGAGAAAGAAGATAAACACGACCTTCTTCGCGAGATTGAGGTTCCGCGCGTCCGGTTTCTTCAGGATTTTCCTGATAATCAGATAACTGACGATTGAAAACAGCGCAACTGAAAGATGCCCGTAGAGCGCGAGATAAAACGGGAATGCTCCCGACCCGATGATAAAACGGATATCGAAGTAGAGATAGACGAGTATCAGCGCTAAAATCACCGGGAAACCGATCATCAGCCGTCGGATATTGAGAAAACTCATATGCTGTAAAAATTCTTCACGAATACCCGGCTCGAAGTCCCGGATAAATAAAGCCTGCTTCAACCGGGATATCATATTTTTTATGTTCAAACGCGCTCCGTAAGACATTTTATATTATTCTATCGT
Proteins encoded in this window:
- a CDS encoding SpoIIE family protein phosphatase, coding for MNIKNMISRLKQALFIRDFEPGIREEFLQHMSFLNIRRLMIGFPVILALILVYLYFDIRFIIGSGAFPFYLALYGHLSVALFSIVSYLIIRKILKKPDARNLNLAKKVVFIFFLLFIIIDGLEVYSTLKISGSITVFLFSLFAITAFIFFSFSQSLWIYIIGWAIGIVMTVVAVDGTFLVLSNIFNITIFTVLSWLCSRVLYYDIKRIFINRRMIEDKNTELHRAYSVLEEREKLIEGELELARKMQSNFLPSDFSDFPQISIAVRYLPLMKVGGDIYDICHFSDNSIRILLADVTGHGVEAGLVTMLLKSEYEKRKMSSLDPSSALRELNESFITTYSGLTLLFPAVIIDIDLAHGKIVYASGGHFDQYMVRAGGEIVVLSSTGTIIGAEIGSVYAQREVEYRSGDRLALFTDGLIEEFDHDGNEFGEARLIRHLKDIKSPGGIEESIQRIINDLRNFVGTRPMHDDITLILIEKMG